In the genome of Sorangium aterium, one region contains:
- a CDS encoding phosphate/phosphite/phosphonate ABC transporter substrate-binding protein has translation MKDLAMLVGAVAHDAKVVTLWESLREHFREHGILIDFALFSTYERQVESLIRGHIDVAWNSAVAHVRVKRQTEGRSRSLAMREIDRDFHSKLLVRRDAAVGALSDLEGKALAVGSVDSAHARILPLHFLRQAGVAVEKIQLMPFEVDVGKHGDTATSEVQALAALHEGKAQAAAVGDAVWLAEQANGHIDLRRVDVLWTTPAYDFAMFDALPALPEAKAEAFQRALLGMTWKNPKHRRIFELMGHKQWVSGRDDRYGALDAALAAAT, from the coding sequence ATGAAGGACCTGGCGATGCTCGTCGGCGCCGTGGCGCATGACGCCAAGGTGGTGACGCTGTGGGAGAGCCTGCGCGAGCACTTCCGCGAACATGGAATCCTGATTGATTTCGCGCTGTTCTCTACCTACGAGCGCCAGGTCGAGTCGCTGATCCGCGGGCACATCGACGTGGCCTGGAACAGCGCCGTCGCGCACGTGCGGGTGAAGCGGCAGACCGAGGGGCGGTCCCGCTCGCTGGCGATGCGCGAGATCGATCGCGACTTCCACAGCAAGCTGCTCGTCCGCCGCGACGCCGCCGTCGGGGCGCTCAGCGATCTGGAGGGCAAGGCGCTCGCGGTCGGGAGCGTCGACTCGGCGCACGCGCGCATCCTGCCGCTCCACTTCCTCCGGCAGGCGGGGGTGGCCGTGGAGAAGATCCAGCTCATGCCGTTCGAGGTGGACGTCGGCAAGCACGGCGACACCGCGACGAGCGAGGTCCAGGCGCTCGCGGCGCTGCACGAGGGCAAGGCGCAGGCGGCGGCGGTCGGGGACGCGGTGTGGCTCGCCGAGCAGGCGAACGGCCACATCGACCTCCGCCGGGTCGACGTCCTCTGGACCACGCCGGCCTACGATTTCGCGATGTTCGACGCGCTGCCGGCGCTGCCCGAGGCGAAGGCCGAGGCGTTCCAGCGCGCGCTGCTCGGCATGACCTGGAAGAACCCGAAGCACCGGCGCATCTTCGAGCTCATGGGCCACAAGCAGTGGGTCTCCGGCCGCGACGACCGGTACGGCGCCCTCGACGCGGCGCTCGCCGCGGCCACCTGA
- a CDS encoding ABC transporter ATP-binding protein has product MFTALENGMPPAWGDEGFPSSTMKERAAELLGAMGLADRMNFRATALSGGQQQRVAIARALSRRPPLVLADEPTGNLDTESSVEVFALMRRFNRELGTTFLVVTHDPRIAEQCDRVIEIVDGSIANDRA; this is encoded by the coding sequence ATGTTCACCGCGCTCGAGAACGGGATGCCGCCCGCCTGGGGCGACGAAGGCTTCCCTTCGTCGACCATGAAGGAGCGCGCGGCCGAGCTGCTCGGAGCGATGGGGCTCGCCGACCGGATGAACTTCAGGGCGACCGCGCTCTCGGGCGGCCAGCAGCAACGCGTGGCCATCGCGCGCGCGCTGTCGCGCCGACCGCCGCTCGTCCTCGCCGACGAGCCGACAGGGAACCTCGACACCGAGTCGTCGGTCGAGGTCTTCGCGTTGATGCGCCGATTCAACCGCGAGCTCGGCACGACGTTCCTCGTCGTCACCCACGATCCGCGCATCGCGGAGCAGTGCGACCGCGTCATCGAGATCGTCGACGGTAGCATCGCCAACGACCGCGCGTGA
- the ettA gene encoding energy-dependent translational throttle protein EttA — translation MAPQFIFTMQDVRKVHPPNKEVLKGLWLSFYPGAKIGVLGSNGAGKSTLLRIMAGVDKEYLGEAKPADGIRIGYLAQEPQLEAGKTVQEHVEMAVHEVRSLVQRFEEIGAKLGESPPDMEALLEEYAALQDKIEAANGWEIDRVVERAMDALRLPPPDADVTKLSGGERRRVALCRLLLEKPDILLLDEPTNHLDAESVAWLERFLHDYPGTVVAVTHDRYFLDNVAGWILELDRGAGIPYEGNYTGWLEQKKKRLELEQKQESARKRTLERELEWVRLAPRARQAKSKARLAAYETLLAEDKSKKVEENEIHIPAGQRLGNVVVEAEHLRKGFGDRVLIDDLSFSLPRGGIVGIIGPNGAGKTTLFRMIMGLEKPDGGALKLGETVELAYVDQSRDALNPNNNVWQEISGGEDRLLVGKREVNSRAYVASFNFAGSDQQKKVRDLSGGERNRLHLAKLLRRGGNVLLLDEPTNDLDVDTLRSLEDALLNFAGCAVVISHDRWFLDRIATHILAFEGDSKVVWFEGNYADYEADLKRRLGADAAEPRKLRYRKLTAG, via the coding sequence GTGGCCCCTCAATTCATCTTCACGATGCAGGATGTCCGGAAGGTGCACCCCCCGAACAAGGAGGTGCTGAAGGGCCTGTGGCTCTCCTTCTACCCGGGCGCGAAGATCGGCGTCCTCGGCTCGAACGGCGCCGGCAAGAGCACCCTGCTGCGCATCATGGCGGGCGTCGACAAGGAGTACCTCGGCGAAGCGAAGCCCGCCGACGGCATCCGCATCGGCTACCTCGCCCAGGAGCCGCAGCTCGAGGCCGGCAAGACCGTGCAGGAGCACGTCGAGATGGCCGTCCACGAGGTCCGCTCCCTCGTCCAGCGCTTCGAGGAGATCGGCGCGAAGCTCGGCGAGTCGCCCCCCGACATGGAGGCGCTCCTCGAGGAGTACGCCGCCCTCCAGGACAAGATCGAGGCCGCGAACGGCTGGGAGATCGACCGCGTCGTCGAGCGCGCCATGGACGCCCTCCGGCTGCCGCCGCCCGACGCCGACGTCACCAAGCTCTCCGGCGGCGAGCGCCGGCGCGTCGCCCTCTGCCGGCTCCTCCTCGAGAAGCCGGACATCCTGCTGCTCGACGAGCCGACCAACCACCTCGACGCCGAGAGCGTCGCCTGGCTCGAGCGCTTCCTCCACGACTACCCCGGCACCGTCGTCGCGGTCACCCACGACCGGTACTTCCTCGACAACGTCGCCGGCTGGATCCTCGAGCTCGACCGCGGCGCCGGCATCCCGTACGAGGGCAACTACACCGGCTGGCTCGAGCAGAAGAAGAAGCGCCTCGAGCTGGAGCAGAAGCAGGAGAGCGCGCGCAAGCGCACCCTGGAGCGCGAGCTCGAGTGGGTCCGCCTGGCCCCGCGCGCCCGCCAGGCCAAGAGCAAGGCCCGCCTCGCCGCCTACGAGACGCTGCTCGCCGAGGACAAGTCGAAGAAGGTCGAGGAGAACGAGATCCACATCCCCGCCGGCCAGCGGCTCGGGAACGTGGTCGTCGAGGCCGAGCACCTCCGCAAGGGCTTCGGCGATCGCGTCCTCATCGACGACCTCAGCTTCTCGCTCCCGCGCGGCGGCATCGTCGGCATCATCGGGCCGAACGGCGCCGGCAAGACCACGCTCTTCCGCATGATCATGGGCCTCGAGAAGCCCGACGGCGGCGCGCTCAAGCTCGGCGAGACCGTGGAGCTCGCGTACGTCGACCAGTCGCGCGACGCGCTCAACCCGAACAACAACGTCTGGCAGGAGATCTCCGGCGGCGAGGATCGCCTCCTCGTCGGCAAGCGCGAGGTCAACTCGCGCGCGTACGTCGCGAGCTTCAACTTCGCCGGCAGCGACCAGCAGAAGAAGGTCCGCGATCTCTCCGGCGGCGAGCGCAACCGCCTCCACCTCGCCAAGCTGCTCCGCCGCGGCGGCAACGTCCTCCTGCTCGACGAGCCCACCAACGACCTCGACGTCGACACGCTCCGCTCGCTCGAGGACGCGCTGCTCAACTTCGCCGGCTGCGCCGTGGTCATCAGCCACGATCGCTGGTTCCTCGACCGGATCGCGACCCACATCCTCGCCTTCGAGGGCGACAGCAAGGTCGTCTGGTTCGAGGGCAACTACGCCGACTACGAGGCCGACCTGAAGCGCCGTCTCGGCGCCGACGCGGCCGAGCCCCGCAAGCTCCGCTACCGCAAGCTCACCGCGGGCTGA
- a CDS encoding lipopolysaccharide biosynthesis protein, with translation MCSAAPREIARPACFCDNAAVQRAAVPFPPPPDAPAPSDPPHSAPDPSQTAADPTQAAPAPAASSPSPSAPTAPSPATARSAGRGGLAIAGAKVSFILFGFVQQLILPRLLGTDGYGAVSVVLAGVGVVNNVIVATGIQGVSRAVSSVAEEDVAAAFRRTLALHAVLAVVVSAGFALLAGAIADFSEAPHVAGPLRLAAAVVLLYGLYAPLVGALNGQRRFVTQAAFDVGYGALRTASIAGFAFLFLRAGQSGVLGAIAGFVAAASVIVPLALTRTGLGRRGSAGPSIRQHAAFLLPLAVSQTFLNLLLQTDFFLLRRFLGQATSGLALGANAADDLIGVYRGAQLFAFLPYQLLLSVTFILFPMLARAHAEHDRAAVRRYAMTGVRLSFLLTGLLCAPISGLAPHVLRFAFPVEIWSRGGDTLRVLSLGMGAFAVLGVASAALTSLHRERAAAALTAATVLLVATGCSIAVPRAAFGPEMLVRSAVATSLALATAAVAGGVLLHRAAGGFVPARTALRVGAALLVAIAAGTQLPWLGKIAVLGEAILVALVYLAVLVATREVGREDLAALKQAFGRGARRA, from the coding sequence GTGTGCTCGGCCGCTCCGCGCGAGATTGCCCGCCCGGCGTGCTTCTGCGACAACGCCGCCGTGCAGCGCGCCGCCGTGCCCTTCCCGCCGCCGCCGGACGCTCCGGCGCCCTCGGATCCCCCGCACTCCGCCCCGGATCCCTCGCAAACCGCCGCGGACCCTACGCAGGCCGCCCCGGCGCCTGCCGCTTCCTCTCCCTCCCCTTCCGCCCCGACCGCCCCCTCCCCCGCCACCGCCCGCTCCGCCGGCCGCGGCGGCCTCGCCATCGCCGGCGCCAAGGTCTCGTTCATCCTCTTCGGCTTCGTCCAGCAGCTCATCCTCCCGCGGCTGCTCGGCACCGACGGCTACGGCGCGGTCTCCGTCGTCCTCGCCGGCGTCGGCGTCGTCAACAACGTCATCGTCGCGACCGGCATCCAGGGCGTCTCGCGCGCCGTCTCCAGCGTCGCGGAAGAGGACGTCGCCGCCGCCTTCCGCCGCACGCTCGCCCTGCACGCCGTCCTCGCCGTCGTCGTCTCCGCCGGCTTCGCGCTCCTCGCCGGCGCCATCGCCGACTTCTCGGAGGCCCCGCACGTCGCCGGCCCGCTGCGCCTCGCCGCCGCCGTGGTCCTCCTCTACGGCCTCTACGCCCCGCTCGTCGGCGCGCTCAACGGCCAGCGGCGCTTCGTCACGCAGGCCGCCTTCGACGTCGGCTACGGCGCGCTCCGCACCGCGAGCATCGCCGGCTTCGCCTTCCTCTTCCTCCGCGCCGGCCAGAGCGGCGTCCTCGGCGCGATCGCGGGCTTCGTCGCCGCGGCCTCCGTCATCGTCCCCCTCGCGCTCACCAGGACGGGCCTCGGCCGCCGCGGCAGCGCCGGCCCCTCGATCCGCCAGCACGCCGCCTTCCTCCTGCCGCTCGCCGTCTCGCAGACGTTCCTGAACCTCCTGCTCCAGACCGACTTCTTCCTCCTCCGCCGCTTCCTCGGGCAGGCCACGAGCGGGCTCGCGCTCGGCGCGAACGCCGCGGACGACCTCATCGGCGTCTACCGCGGCGCGCAGCTCTTCGCGTTCCTGCCGTACCAGCTGCTCCTCTCGGTCACGTTCATCCTCTTCCCGATGCTCGCGCGCGCGCACGCCGAGCACGACCGCGCCGCGGTCCGCCGCTACGCCATGACCGGCGTCCGCCTCTCGTTCCTGCTCACCGGGCTCCTCTGCGCCCCCATCTCGGGCCTCGCCCCGCACGTCCTGCGCTTCGCCTTCCCGGTCGAGATCTGGAGCCGCGGCGGCGACACGCTCCGCGTCCTCTCCCTCGGCATGGGTGCGTTCGCCGTCCTCGGCGTCGCCTCGGCGGCGCTCACCAGCCTGCACCGGGAGCGCGCGGCCGCCGCCCTCACCGCCGCCACCGTCCTCCTCGTCGCCACCGGCTGCTCGATCGCCGTCCCGCGCGCCGCGTTCGGCCCCGAGATGCTCGTGCGCTCCGCCGTCGCCACCTCGCTCGCGCTCGCCACCGCCGCGGTGGCCGGCGGCGTCCTGCTCCACCGCGCTGCCGGCGGCTTCGTCCCCGCCCGGACGGCGCTCCGCGTCGGCGCCGCGCTGCTCGTCGCGATCGCCGCGGGCACGCAGCTCCCGTGGCTCGGCAAGATCGCCGTGCTCGGTGAGGCGATCCTCGTCGCCCTCGTGTACCTCGCGGTGCTCGTCGCCACGCGCGAGGTCGGCCGCGAGGATCTCGCCGCCCTCAAGCAGGCGTTCGGGCGCGGCGCACGACGCGCCTAG
- a CDS encoding HNH endonuclease signature motif containing protein — MTGLAVPALLRASHIKPWADCETDAERLDVYNGILLAPHLDAAFDRGFITSPWRTTGRSS; from the coding sequence GTGACGGGGCTTGCCGTGCCCGCGCTCCTGCGCGCGAGCCACATCAAGCCGTGGGCTGACTGCGAGACGGATGCCGAGCGGCTCGATGTCTACAACGGAATCCTGCTCGCGCCGCACCTTGATGCCGCGTTCGACCGCGGCTTCATCACCTCACCGTGGCGGACGACGGGGCGATCGTCGTGA
- a CDS encoding PIN domain-containing protein, producing the protein MSQRIYLLDTSVILPLVRGNALGRYIDERFGLRSAAQRPLVSVVSLGEVRALALRNAWGDAKLKALSNALDSLVVVDINHPAVLEAYVQLDLVSQRHPDGARNMGKNDLWIAACAKAAGATLLTTDDDFSHLIPEHLDGEVIAPTMASSLLT; encoded by the coding sequence GTGAGCCAGCGGATCTACCTGCTCGACACGAGCGTGATTCTCCCGCTGGTGCGCGGTAACGCGCTGGGTCGGTACATCGACGAGCGCTTCGGCCTGCGGTCCGCTGCGCAACGTCCGCTCGTGTCCGTGGTCAGCCTCGGCGAGGTGCGCGCGCTCGCGCTGCGCAATGCCTGGGGCGACGCCAAGCTGAAGGCGCTCTCGAATGCGCTCGACAGCCTGGTTGTCGTGGACATCAATCATCCAGCCGTCCTCGAGGCGTACGTGCAGCTCGATCTGGTCTCGCAGCGCCATCCCGACGGCGCCCGCAACATGGGAAAGAACGATCTGTGGATCGCGGCCTGCGCCAAGGCTGCCGGCGCGACGCTGCTCACCACGGACGACGACTTCTCCCACCTGATCCCCGAGCACCTTGATGGCGAGGTCATCGCTCCCACGATGGCGTCGTCATTGCTGACGTGA
- a CDS encoding translocation/assembly module TamB domain-containing protein encodes MHGTRRKGSPPSARRDWGRLAVRFLCVVFAVIGAIPLALGLLVRTETVRAWAARETAALLERELGITARYDVRVQAWPLMVGLNRLVVDSSDGGAPFLELERVAIRPRLFSLLAGHIDAGDVEIIGPRVRAVVKDGELRNLTLPSTGGGGGGGLGRAPLSSVAITDARLDLTIDNVRVQATEVDVDVSAEPSDAFEIAMRSGLVSVVRTHPAPGREAEEDSVDEDVVCRFDTRVRVEPGRALVRRLILEGAADFDPDPGTAPSCALQDGDWRRVELELGALRAVGLGDGMPHRIEGRVRARLPVPIVHRFLSLPPASGSVSLDVDAEYDAASAPLGLALPRVKGTLLLDRPGLDGRVFVTRLAGRVSTTPDAVQLSDADVAWADGTLKISSAEIKPFEKGVPLQAGPIDLANIELPGLLRDLAVHPQAHVAWTLREGRFDRFGGTLSPLSLEGPLAVQTHGFEIFDHPTKDPARRRLMGVKEGTVRGSFQVRPNAVVLSGFSVDTPSSHLRTTVSLGFNDQLGVEVHPGSRVDLAEVSPLAALELAGVATLKAAMHGSYARPLLTGEVGIEKFVFGGFPIGDLEPSPVAFEPLALTLENARVRHGASRVRIPSIKVDFDPAGNLPKGRPLDSSSGIVVVDATVDTREAPHLAARDLLEVLRLDKDPRFAAYKATASGTARAHFALGGPEDRCGGGYLAVNAGMRLTGIELLDERFDEGEVDLDMIWDDQAAGADGMRLDVRSASLRKGTGSVLASASVAHGGALKGSVIASGLPLSRIDGLGAAASQFDGSVSVVASLGGTVSRLSGFADVHVSRVGIRRTHASLPPSRVELTIVPNDKAPKIIGRTPICGNPQGAPFDPAEYDRDLPDGSIVANGSLFGGQVALKGLRVTRQRRKIVDGDVRMDALDLGTLANVIPGAALAVAPKGTMTGSLDIERLPLADFRQAALTLTVDALKLEREGQGVHLTSPSGPIRLAGNTLKVPELHLEAHTASRLSAAFTASGEVKRVFTAPDLDVAIRVSPTNLSRLSADIPQIRRARGTVQAEVHVAGPLQGLSYTGSATLKEGELDVVGLPVSLDDIDVEIAIGGDQVRLTRASARVGTGTVSAVGHMPVRGLTLGTAQASIVATGVKLPVAEGVNLTANANLTASFRPGVEDDASGEKNLPRVEGKITLTSFSYTRPILMSMDLGDLTGRQRTAVQTYDPADDVVRFDVTVASPNPLRFSNDLADMRLEVSQPGLALSGTNQRFGARGTLRILPDSKLMLRSTEFEVRDGYVRFDDPFRIAPKVDVRAESEYRRYTSTSTAAADATSGAEPAAPTAAAAGGSANSSGLWRIKLHAQGDADNLQLNLTSDPPLSQEDIVLLLTLGMTRAELNQGAVSSLGETMGLEALSSLTGADKAVKTMVPLIDEFRFGTGYSSKNGAPEPTVTIGKRITDAVRANVTTGLSQGSQVRAGVEVKLSDRMSLQGSYDNSSDASSSPVGNVGADLRWRLEFE; translated from the coding sequence ATGCACGGCACGAGGAGAAAGGGCTCCCCGCCGAGCGCCCGCAGGGACTGGGGGCGCCTCGCCGTGCGCTTTTTGTGCGTCGTGTTCGCCGTGATCGGCGCGATCCCGCTCGCGCTCGGCCTCCTCGTGCGCACCGAGACGGTGCGGGCCTGGGCGGCGCGCGAGACGGCGGCGCTGCTCGAGCGCGAGCTCGGCATCACGGCCCGCTACGACGTGCGCGTCCAGGCCTGGCCCCTCATGGTCGGCCTGAACCGGCTCGTCGTCGACTCCTCGGACGGCGGCGCGCCGTTCCTCGAGCTCGAGCGCGTGGCCATCCGCCCGCGCCTGTTCTCGCTGCTCGCGGGGCACATCGACGCCGGGGACGTCGAGATCATCGGCCCCCGCGTCCGCGCGGTGGTGAAGGACGGGGAGCTCCGGAACCTCACCCTCCCGAGCACCGGCGGGGGCGGCGGGGGGGGCCTCGGCCGCGCGCCGCTCTCCTCGGTGGCCATCACCGACGCGCGGCTCGACCTGACGATCGACAACGTCCGCGTCCAGGCCACCGAGGTCGACGTCGACGTCTCCGCCGAGCCGTCGGACGCGTTCGAGATCGCGATGCGCTCCGGCCTCGTCTCGGTCGTCCGCACGCACCCCGCGCCCGGCCGCGAGGCCGAGGAGGACAGCGTCGACGAGGACGTCGTCTGCCGCTTCGACACGCGCGTCCGCGTCGAGCCGGGCCGCGCGCTCGTCCGCCGGCTGATCCTGGAGGGCGCCGCCGACTTCGACCCGGATCCCGGCACCGCGCCGTCCTGCGCGCTCCAGGACGGCGACTGGCGCCGCGTGGAGCTCGAGCTCGGCGCCCTCCGCGCCGTCGGCCTCGGCGACGGCATGCCCCACCGGATCGAGGGCCGCGTGCGGGCGCGCCTCCCCGTGCCGATCGTGCACCGCTTCCTGAGCCTGCCGCCCGCGTCCGGCTCGGTCTCGCTCGACGTCGACGCGGAGTACGACGCGGCGTCCGCGCCGCTCGGCCTGGCGCTCCCCCGCGTCAAGGGCACGCTCCTGCTCGACCGGCCGGGCCTCGACGGCAGGGTCTTCGTCACGCGCCTCGCGGGCAGGGTCTCGACGACCCCGGACGCCGTGCAGCTCTCCGACGCCGACGTCGCCTGGGCCGACGGCACGCTGAAGATCTCGAGCGCGGAGATCAAGCCGTTCGAGAAGGGCGTGCCGCTCCAGGCCGGGCCGATCGACCTCGCCAACATCGAGCTGCCCGGCCTGCTCCGCGACCTCGCGGTCCACCCGCAGGCGCACGTCGCGTGGACGCTGCGCGAGGGGAGGTTCGATCGCTTCGGCGGCACGCTGTCCCCGCTCTCCCTCGAGGGCCCGCTCGCCGTGCAGACGCACGGCTTCGAGATCTTCGATCACCCGACGAAGGACCCTGCCCGCAGGCGCCTGATGGGCGTCAAGGAGGGCACGGTCCGCGGCTCCTTCCAGGTGCGGCCGAACGCCGTCGTGCTCTCGGGCTTCTCGGTCGACACGCCGAGCTCGCACCTCAGGACCACCGTCTCGCTCGGCTTCAACGATCAGCTCGGGGTCGAGGTCCACCCGGGCTCGCGCGTGGACCTCGCCGAGGTCTCCCCGCTCGCGGCGCTCGAGCTCGCCGGCGTCGCCACGCTGAAGGCCGCGATGCACGGCTCGTACGCGCGCCCGTTGCTCACAGGCGAGGTCGGCATCGAGAAATTCGTGTTCGGCGGCTTCCCCATCGGCGACCTCGAGCCCTCGCCGGTCGCGTTCGAGCCGCTCGCCCTGACGCTCGAGAACGCGCGGGTCCGGCACGGGGCGAGCCGCGTCCGGATCCCGTCGATCAAGGTCGATTTCGATCCGGCCGGCAACCTGCCCAAGGGCCGCCCGCTCGACAGCTCGTCGGGGATCGTCGTCGTGGACGCGACCGTCGACACGCGCGAGGCGCCGCACCTCGCCGCGCGCGACCTCCTCGAGGTGCTCCGCCTCGACAAGGATCCGCGGTTCGCCGCCTACAAGGCGACCGCCAGCGGGACGGCCCGCGCCCACTTCGCGCTCGGCGGCCCCGAGGACCGCTGCGGCGGCGGCTACCTCGCCGTGAACGCGGGCATGCGGCTCACCGGCATCGAGCTGCTCGACGAGCGCTTCGACGAGGGCGAGGTCGACCTCGACATGATCTGGGACGACCAGGCCGCCGGCGCCGACGGCATGCGGCTCGACGTCCGCTCGGCGTCGCTGCGCAAGGGCACGGGCTCGGTGCTGGCGAGCGCCTCCGTGGCGCACGGCGGCGCGCTGAAGGGGAGCGTCATCGCGAGCGGCCTCCCGCTCTCGCGGATCGACGGGCTCGGGGCGGCGGCCTCGCAGTTCGACGGCTCGGTGTCGGTCGTCGCCAGCCTGGGCGGCACCGTGAGCAGGCTCTCCGGCTTCGCGGACGTCCACGTCTCGCGCGTCGGCATCCGCCGCACGCACGCGAGCCTGCCGCCCTCGCGGGTCGAGCTCACGATCGTGCCGAACGACAAGGCGCCGAAGATCATCGGCAGGACGCCGATCTGCGGCAACCCCCAGGGCGCGCCGTTCGACCCGGCGGAGTACGACCGCGACCTCCCCGACGGATCCATCGTCGCGAACGGCTCGCTGTTCGGCGGGCAGGTCGCGCTGAAGGGGCTCCGCGTCACGCGCCAGCGGCGCAAGATCGTGGACGGGGACGTGCGCATGGACGCGCTCGACCTGGGCACGCTCGCGAACGTGATCCCGGGCGCCGCGCTCGCGGTAGCGCCGAAGGGCACGATGACCGGGTCGCTCGACATCGAGCGGCTCCCCCTGGCCGATTTCCGGCAGGCGGCCCTCACGCTCACGGTCGACGCGCTCAAGCTCGAGCGAGAGGGCCAGGGGGTCCACCTCACGAGCCCGAGCGGCCCGATCCGCCTCGCGGGCAACACGCTGAAGGTGCCGGAGCTCCACCTCGAGGCGCACACCGCCTCGCGCCTGTCCGCCGCGTTCACGGCGTCCGGCGAGGTCAAGCGGGTGTTCACGGCGCCGGACCTCGACGTGGCGATCCGGGTCAGCCCGACCAACCTGTCGCGGCTCAGCGCCGACATCCCGCAGATCCGGCGCGCGCGGGGCACGGTGCAGGCCGAGGTCCATGTCGCCGGGCCCCTCCAGGGGCTGAGCTACACGGGCTCGGCGACGCTCAAGGAGGGAGAGCTCGACGTGGTCGGCCTGCCGGTGTCGCTCGACGACATCGACGTGGAGATCGCGATCGGCGGCGACCAGGTGCGCCTCACCCGGGCCAGCGCGCGGGTCGGCACGGGCACGGTGAGCGCGGTGGGGCACATGCCGGTGCGCGGCCTGACCCTCGGCACGGCGCAGGCCTCCATCGTGGCGACCGGCGTGAAGCTGCCGGTCGCGGAGGGGGTGAACCTCACCGCGAACGCCAACCTGACGGCGAGCTTCCGGCCCGGCGTCGAGGACGACGCGTCGGGGGAGAAGAACCTGCCGCGGGTCGAGGGGAAGATCACGCTCACGTCCTTCAGCTACACGCGCCCCATCCTGATGAGCATGGACCTCGGCGATCTCACGGGGCGCCAGCGGACGGCGGTGCAGACCTACGACCCCGCCGACGACGTTGTCCGGTTCGACGTCACCGTCGCCTCGCCGAACCCGCTCCGCTTCTCGAACGATCTGGCCGACATGCGGCTCGAGGTCTCGCAGCCCGGGCTCGCGCTCTCGGGCACGAACCAGCGCTTCGGCGCGCGCGGCACGCTGCGCATCCTGCCCGACTCGAAGCTCATGCTGCGGAGCACCGAGTTCGAGGTCCGGGACGGCTACGTCCGCTTCGACGATCCGTTCCGCATCGCGCCCAAGGTCGACGTGCGCGCCGAGAGCGAGTACCGCCGCTACACGTCGACGAGCACCGCCGCGGCGGACGCGACGTCGGGCGCGGAGCCCGCGGCGCCGACGGCCGCGGCCGCGGGCGGCAGCGCGAACTCCAGCGGGCTCTGGCGCATCAAGCTGCACGCCCAGGGTGACGCCGACAACCTCCAGCTCAACCTGACGAGCGATCCGCCGCTCAGCCAGGAGGACATCGTCCTGCTGCTCACGCTCGGCATGACGCGCGCCGAGCTCAACCAGGGCGCCGTGTCGTCGCTCGGCGAGACCATGGGCCTCGAGGCGCTCTCGTCGCTGACCGGCGCCGACAAGGCGGTGAAGACGATGGTCCCCCTCATCGACGAGTTCCGCTTCGGCACCGGCTACTCGTCCAAGAACGGCGCCCCGGAGCCGACGGTGACGATCGGCAAGCGCATCACGGACGCGGTGCGCGCCAACGTGACGACGGGGCTCTCGCAGGGCAGCCAGGTGCGCGCGGGCGTCGAGGTGAAGCTCAGCGACCGGATGAGCCTCCAGGGGTCGTACGACAACTCGAGCGACGCCTCGAGCTCGCCGGTCGGCAACGTGGGCGCCGACCTGAGGTGGCGGCTCGAGTTCGAGTGA